The Coffea eugenioides isolate CCC68of chromosome 8, Ceug_1.0, whole genome shotgun sequence genome has a segment encoding these proteins:
- the LOC113779168 gene encoding probable receptor-like protein kinase At1g80640 — translation MDSNRKLVIALIVASTALGAILFLMLFFWIYHKKHTSKSQTDSLHSSDGLEGLAFGSFLAKYNSLKASCRKRFVAVMDYKALETATNNFCQSDILGEGGFGCVYKAQLEDNQFAAVKRLDGGTQDAIREFETEVELLGQIQHPNIISLIGYSIHGETRLLVYELMQNGSLEAQLHGPSGGSALTWHLRMKIALDVARGLEYLHEHCHPAVIHRDLKSSNILLDSNLNAKLADFGLAILDGAQNKNNIKLSGTLGYVAPEYLLDGKLTDKSDVYAFGVVLLELLLRRKPVEKLAPAQCQSIVTWAMPQLTDRSKLPNIVDPVIRNAMDIKHLFQVAAVAVLCVQPEPSYRPLITDVLHSLVPLVPMELGGTLRVERHASVTSLLIDST, via the exons ATGGATTCCAACAGGAAATTGGTGATAGCACTCATTGTGGCTTCCACTGCACTTGGGGCAATCCTATTCTTGATGTTATTCTTTTGGATTTATCACAAAAAGCATACTAGCAAATCTCAGACCGACAGTTTACATAGCTCAG ATGGCTTGGAAGGGCTTGCATTTGGTTCTTTTTTAGCAAAATACAATTCCTTGAAAGCTAGCTGCAGAAAAAGGTTTGTAGCTGTAATGGACTACAAGGCGCTAGAAACAGCTACAAACAATTTCTGCCAAAGTGACATTTTGGGTGAAGGAGGATTTGGATGTGTGTACAAGGCTCAATTGGAGGATAATCAGTTTGCAGCTGTGAAGAGGTTAGATGGAGGAACTCAGGATGCCATAAGAGAATTTGAG ACTGAGGTAGAGCTGTTGGGTCAAATTCAGCATCCAAATATAATTTCTTTGATAGGTTATAGCATTCACGGTGAAACAAGGCTTCTAGTTTACGAGTTGATGCAGAATGGATCTCTGGAAGCTCAGTTACATG GACCTTCTGGTGGATCAGCATTGACATGGCATCTTAGGATGAAAATTGCCCTTGATGTAGCTAG AGGATTAGAATATTTGCATGAGCACTGCCACCCAGCAGTGATCCATAGAGATCTGAAATCATCTAATATCCTTCTGGATTCAAATCTCAATGCTAAG CTAGCTGATTTTGGTCTTGCCATTCTTGATGGGGCTCAAAATAAGAACAACATCAAGCTTTCTGGAACCTTGGGCTATGTAGCTCCAGAGTACCTCTTAGATG GTAAATTGACTGACAAGAGTGATGTTTATGCTTTTGGAGTGGTACTTTTGGAGCTTCTCCTGAGAAGAAAGCCTGTGGAGAAGCTGGCACCAGCTCAATGCCAATCTATAGTCACATGG GCTATGCCTCAGCTGACAGATAGATCAAAGCTTCCAAACATCGTGGATCCTGTGATTAGAAATGCTATGGATATAAAGCACTTATTCCAG GTTGCTGCAGTCGCTGTGCTATGCGTGCAGCCTGAACCAAGCTATCGACCACTGATAACAGATGTGTTGCATTCCCTTGTTCCCCTTGTTCCTATGGAGCTTGGCGGGACGCTCAGAGTTGAACGACATGCTTCTGTGACCTCTCTGTTGATTGATTCTACCTGA
- the LOC113779353 gene encoding uncharacterized protein LOC113779353, giving the protein MGGVAVLHPQDLFNHNHRSHQFISPAMKSHSTRRNLHPAPSRSCNRRKRSPQKSTALPSKRSNHPRNSSPSSKPTGNGPVIVGPLKILKRGEALPVSTTPPSLDLTPLQQQPPPSPPVQKAPANSTTKKKKIGAGVPRELAVLSAPEPELKQIQRISDCYAGSAFISSPPPSSLPVPAFFRKKNLVLTDDDNTATNSNSDDDATSDLLRLLRLDLS; this is encoded by the coding sequence ATGGGAGGTGTAGCAGTTCTTCACCCACAAGACTTGTTCAACCATAATCATCGTAGCCACCAGTTCATTTCTCCGGCTATGAAATCTCACTCTACCCGCCGGAATCTTCATCCGGCTCCTAGTAGATCTTGCAATCGCCGGAAGAGAAGTCCTCAGAAAAGTACCGCCTTGCCTTCGAAGCGAAGTAATCACCCCCGTAACTCCTCCCCTTCCTCCAAGCCCACCGGTAACGGTCCCGTGATTGTGGGTCCCCTTAAGATTCTGAAGCGGGGCGAAGCGCTGCCCGTCTCCACGACGCCGCCATCCTTAGATCTGACTCCTCTGCAGCAGCAGCCGCCGCCGTCACCGCCAGTTCAGAAAGCTCCTGCAAATAGTACTACTAAGAAAAAGAAGATTGGCGCCGGAGTTCCTCGCGAGTTAGCCGTCTTGAGTGCCCCCGAGCCTGAATTGAAGCAGATCCAGCGGATCTCGGATTGTTACGCCGGATCCGCGTTTATATCTTCGCCGCCGCCTAGTTCTCTCCCCGTCCCGGCCTTCTTCAGGAAGAAAAATCTCGTCTTGACGGACGATGACAACACCGCCACTAACAGTAATAGCGATGATGACGCTACAAGCGATTTGCTGAGGCTTCTTAGGCTTGATCTGTCATGA
- the LOC113779572 gene encoding uncharacterized protein LOC113779572, giving the protein MASEKSQPEEQLVSTAVDSHTSSCRKHRAENATFFEDVKDHIHDFIHASLDDHKACFKKGIQKMFGMSKVGAERSSEVKEVESFLHLSTSVSK; this is encoded by the exons ATGGCATCTGAAAAAAGCCAGCCTGAAGAGCAGCTTGTATCTACAGCTGTTGACTCACATACATCTTCATGTAGAAAGCACAGGGCTGAAAATGCCACCTTCTTTGAAGACGTGAAGGATCACATTCATGACTTCATCCATGCTTCACTCGATGACCACAAAGCATGTTTTAAGAAAGGCATCCAGAAG ATGTTTGGGATGTCAAAAGTTGGAGCAGAAAGGAGTTCAGAAGTAAAGGAGGTTGAAAGTTTTCTCCATCTAAGCACTTCAGTGTCTAAATGA
- the LOC113779236 gene encoding uncharacterized protein LOC113779236, which translates to MKDDWVTAALFDDSVVAELLSRLKQSSSPSSSSFSCQPPKPLCLPFGWGHRQPRSKPTATKKDSTTNTAPTTTRCSPTTPLSWSGGAASPSDGAYDDCSTRPLLSTSSSSSDPSRSKGAFAIDAANVYSNNKKSKKKRTFAELKEEEDLLLKERVTLKRELASLHVTLEEQKARSENLKRFKIDLNLQTSGEMCGTTGGDGQVVDPIKCSQMEVSTGDHAHHPSMPRFAVQDGFVSSGSSRVETDVDLQESCFVLPDLNVTPSEEEFGPEVLHAIQLKEKSKFPFMF; encoded by the exons ATGAAGGACGACTGGGTCACCGCTGCGTTATTCGATGACTCCGTCGTGGCCGAGCTTCTTTCTCGTCTCAAGCAATCTTCTTCaccttcttcctcctccttttcCTGCCAGCCGCCCAAGCCGCTCTGCCTCCCGTTTGGATGGGGCCACCGCCAGCCCAGGTCCAAGCCCACCGCCACCAAGAAGGACTCCACCACCAATACTGCTCCTACTACCACCAGGTGTAGCCCCACCACGCCTCTCTCCTGGAGCGGCGGCGCTGCCTCCCCCAGCGACGGTGCCTATGACGACTGCTCCACCCGCCCCCTGCTctccacctcctcctcctcctccgatCCATCCAGATCCAAG GGTGCTTTTGCCATTGACGCCGCCAACGTCTACAGTAACAACAAGAAATCAAAGAAGAAGAGG ACATTCGCGGAGCTTAAAGAGGAAGAGGATTTGCTATTGAAGGAGAGAGTGACTCTTAAGAGG GAACTGGCATCCTTGCACGTCACACTCGAGGAACAGAAAGCCAGGAGTGAGAACCTGAAGAGATTCAAG ATTGACCTAAATCTACAAACGTCAGGTGAGATGTGCGGAACAACAGGGGGTGACGGACAGGTTGTGGATCCTATTAAGTGCAGTCAGATGGAAGTATCAACCGGTGACCACGCTCATCATCCATCCATGCCACGATTTGCAGTGCAGGATGGGTTTGTATCATCAGGTTCCAGCAGAGTAGAAACGGATGTTGATTTGCAGGAGAGTTGCTTTGTCCTACCTGATTTAAATGTGACGCCATCAGAGGAAGAGTTTGGCCCTGAAGTTTTGCATGCAATTCAATTGAAGGAAAAAAGCAAATTTCCTTTTATGTTCTGA
- the LOC113779581 gene encoding aspartate aminotransferase, chloroplastic, with amino-acid sequence MASGMLSLTCPSSSSLSLPHHFKGGAAGKPKLLNQASFFGKRFVNAKSFTRTSMAVALNVSRFESITMAPPDPILGVSEAFRADTNEMKLNLGVGAYRTEDLQPYVLNVVKKAKKLLLERGENKEYLPIEGLASFNKVTAELLLGADNPLILQQRVHSVQGLSGTGSLRLAAALIERYFPGAKVLISSPSWGNHKNIFNDARVPWSEYRYYDPSTVGLDFDGMIADIKAAPEGSFVLLHGCAHNPTGIDPTPEQWEIIADVIQEKNHIPFFDVAYQGFASGSLDVDASSVRLFAARGLELLVAQSYSKNLGLYAERIGAINIVCSSADAATRVKSQIKRLARPMYSNPPVHGARIVANVVGDPELFNEWKEEMEVMAGRIKSVRQKLYDSLCAKDKSGKDWSFILRQIGMFSFTGLNKAQSDNMTNKWHVYMTKDGRISLAGLSSAKCEYLADAIFDSYHNVS; translated from the exons ATGGCGTCAGGAATGCTGTCTCTTACTTGTCCTTCTTCATCTTCCTTATCTTTGCCCCATCACTTTAAG GGTGGTGCTGCTGGTAAGCCTAAGCTATTGAATCAAGCTTCTTTCTTTGGCAAGCGTTTCGTCAATGCTAAG TCTTTCACTCGGACAAGCATGGCGGTTGCTCTCAATGTCTCTCGATTTGAGAGCATAACCATGGCTCCTCCTGACCCTATCCTTGGTGTATCTGAAGCATTTAGAGCAGACACAAATGAAATGAAGCTGAACCTTGGTGTAGGAGCCTATCGTACAGAAGATCTTCAACCTTATGTGCTTAATGTTGTGAAGAAG GCT AAAAAACTGCTGCTAGAGAGGGGAGAAAACAAAGAG TATCTTCCAATCGAAGGTTTGGCTTCATTTAACAAGGTTACAGCTGAGCTGCTGCTTGGAGCCGATAACCCACTGATTCTGCAGCAGAGAGTAcattc TGTTCAAGGTCTTTCAGGGACGGGCTCACTTCGACTTGCTGCTGCTCTTATAGAACGATATTTTCCTGGTGCAAAAGTTCTGATATCATCACCATCCTGGG GAAATCACAAGAATATCTTCAATGATGCTAGAGTACCTTGGTCAGAATATCGGTATTATGACCCCAGTACTGTTGGCTTGGATTTTGATGGGATGATAGCTGACATAAAG GCAGCCCCAGAAGGATCATTTGTGTTGCTTCATGGTTGTGCCCACAATCCAACAGGCATTGATCCAACCCCTGAGCAATGGGAAATCATTGCTGATGTCATTCAGGAGAAAAACCATATTCCCTTTTTCGATGTTGCTTATCAG GGATTTGCAAGTGGTAGCCTTGATGTAGATGCATCATCTGTGCGACTCTTTGCTGCTCGTGGCTTGGAACTTTTAGTTGCTCAGTCATATAGCAAAAACTTGGGTCTTTATGCTGAAAGGATTGGAGCAATCAATATTGTCTGCTCTTCTGCAGATGCAGCAACAAG GGTAAAGAGCCAAATAAAAAGGCTGGCACGACCAATGTACTCAAATCCACCCGTTCATGGGGCCAGGATTGTTGCTAATGTTGTGGGCGATCCGGAGCTCTTCAATGAATGGAAAGAGGAGATGGAAGTAATGGCTGGAAGAATTAAGAGCGTGAGACAGAAACTCTATGACAGCCTCTGTGCAAAGGATAAGAGTGGAAAGGACTGGTCATTCATTCTCAGGCAGATTGGCATGTTTTCCTTCACGGGCTTGAATAAAGCACAG AGTGACAACATGACCAACAAGTGGCATGTGTACATGACAAAGGATGGAAGAATATCCTTAGCTGGATTATCTTCAGCCAAATGCGAATATCTTGCAGATGCTATCTTTGATTCGTACCACAATGTTAGCTAG
- the LOC113779354 gene encoding transmembrane 9 superfamily member 11-like — translation MGLLDQYDTTKRVQLLVFVAFLQCAAGFYLPGSFPHKYMVGDQLSVKVNSLTSIETEIPYGYYSLPFCKPKEGVKDSAENLGELLMGDRIENSPYRFKMRVNETDVFLCQSAPLSADEFKILTERIDEMYQVNINLDNLPAIRYMTKDGYFLRWTGYPVGTRVQGDYYVFNHLKFTVLIHKYEKNNVAGVIGTGDGAELITTNDQNLTTDSPGYMVVGFEVVPCSVQHDSKLLKNLTTYSKYPSPIKCEPDKVSMPVKEAQPLTFSYEVSFVESDIRWPSRWDAYLKMEGARVHWFSILNSLMVIAFLAGIVLVIFLRTIRRDLARYEELDKEAQAQLNEELSGWKLVVGDVFRAPDNAEFLCVVVADGCRILGMAVVTIFFAAMGFMSPASRGALLTGMLLFYMFLGIVAGYVAVWLLKTFKSGELSGWFSVSWRVACFFPGIAFLILTILNFLLWGSHSTGAIPISTFAVLLLLWFCISVPLTLAGGFIGTKSPRLEYPVRTNQIAREIPPQRFPSWLLAFGAGTLPFGTLFIELFFIMSSIWLGRVYYVFGFLLIVFFLLVVVCAEVSLVLTYMNLCVEDWRWWWKSFFASGSVAVYIFLYSVNYLVFDLKNLSGPVSAILYLGYSLLMAIAVMLATGAIGFLSSFLFVHRLFSSVKID, via the coding sequence ATGGGTTTGTTGGATCAATACGATACCACCAAAAGGGTGCAACTGCTCGTATTTGTTGCGTTCCTTCAATGTGCTGCTGGCTTTTATCTGCCGGGCAGCTTCCCTCACAAATATATGGTGGGCGACCAGTTATCCGTGAAAGTTAATTCCTTGACCTCAATTGAGACAGAAATCCCCTACGGCTACTACTCTTTGCCCTTCTGCAAACCCAAGGAGGGTGTCAAGGACAGCGCCGAGAATCTGGGTGAGCTCCTCATGGGAGACAGGATTGAGAACTCTCCCTATCGCTTTAAGATGCGCGTCAATGAGACTGATGTTTTCTTGTGTCAATCCGCCCCCTTATCTGCCGACGAATTCAAGATCCTCACGGAGAGGATTGACGAAATGTATCAGGTCAACATTAATCTCGATAACCTTCCTGCGATTCGTTACATGACTAAAGATGGCTACTTTCTCAGGTGGACAGGTTATCCCGTTGGTACTAGGGTGCAAGGTGATTATTACGTGTTTAACCATCTCAAGTTCACTGTTTTGATTCACAAGTACGAGAAGAATAACGTGGCTGGTGTGATTGGGACCGGAGACGGGGCTGAATTGATCACCACCAATGACCAGAATCTAACCACAGACTCTCCTGGTTACATGGTTGTGGGATTTGAAGTCGTGCCCTGCAGCGTTCAGCACGATTCTAAGCTGCTCAAGAATCTAACCACCTACTCTAAGTACCCTTCGCCAATTAAATGCGAACCGGACAAAGTAAGCATGCCTGTGAAGGAAGCTCAGCCGCTTACTTTCAGCTATGAGGTCTCTTTCGTCGAGAGCGATATCAGGTGGCCGTCGAGATGGGATGCATATCTGAAGATGGAAGGTGCAAGGGTTCATTGGTTCTCCATCCTTAACTCCCTCATGGTCATCGCTTTCCTAGCTGGAATAGTTCTCGTCATTTTTTTGAGAACCATTCGGAGGGATCTTGCTCGGTACGAAGAGCTTGACAAGGAGGCTCAGGCGCAGCTGAACGAGGAACTATCCGGATGGAAGCTAGTTGTTGGTGATGTTTTTCGCGCACCGGACAATGCAGAATTTTTATGCGTAGTGGTTGCCGATGGGTGTCGAATTCTAGGAATGGCAGTTGTTACAATCTTCTTTGCTGCGATGGGATTCATGTCCCCTGCCTCTCGAGGAGCCCTGCTCACGGGCATGCTTTTGTTTTACATGTTCCTGGGCATTGTGGCTGGTTACGTGGCTGTTTGGCTGTTGAAGACATTTAAGTCGGGAGAATTGTCTGGGTGGTTTTCGGTTTCGTGGAGGGTTGCTTGTTTCTTCCCCGGAATTGCTTTTCTTATACTGACAATCCTGAATTTTCTCTTGTGGGGAAGCCACAGCACGGGGGCGATCCCAATTTCGACATTTGCAGTCCTGTTGTTGCTCTGGTTCTGCATATCCGTTCCCCTGACACTGGCGGGTGGATTTATCGGCACCAAATCTCCGAGACTCGAATACCCAGTTCGAACCAATCAGATTGCCCGCGAGATTCCGCCTCAAAGATTTCCTTCCTGGCTGCTAGCCTTCGGAGCAGGAACGCTTCCATTTGGAACCCTCTTCATCGAGCTCTTCTTTATCATGTCCAGCATCTGGCTTGGCCGCGTTTACTATGTATTTGGGTTTTTGCTCATCGTATTTTTCCTGTTAGTTGTGGTGTGTGCAGAAGTTTCTTTGGTCCTGACCTACATGAATCTTTGTGTGGAGGATTGGAGGTGGTGGTGGAAGTCGTTCTTTGCATCGGGTTCGGTTGCAGTTTACATCTTCCTCTACTCCGTAAATTATCTTGTTTTCGATCTCAAGAACCTGAGCGGACCAGTCTCTGCAATTCTGTATCTGGGCTACTCTCTCTTGATGGCCATAGCAGTAATGCTTGCAACTGGGGCCATCGGCTTCCTCTCTTCTTTCTTATTCGTGCATCGTCTCTTCTCCTCGGTGAAGATTGACTGA